Genomic window (Paenibacillus sp. PK3_47):
CCGTCATCATAGATCGTAATCGCAAGCTTGTCTGCCCTGCGTTCTATAGTGATGCCCACCGTCCCTCTGCCCTTCCGGCGCAGACCGTGCTGTACCGCATTTTCCACAATTGGCTGCAGGGAGAGCTTAAGGACCGGCCATTCCATCCGCACGTCAGGAGCAATATCCGGATGGAGCTCAAAGCGGTTCTCATAGCGCACAGATATGATATAAAAATAATCCTGCAGATGCTCCAGCTCACTGCCGAGGCTGACGCGGTCCTCCCCATAATCAATCACATATTTCAGCTGGTTGGAGAGCGCCAAAATCATATCCGCCACCTCGCCGGCTTCTTTGTCTACAGCATTCATCCGGATGACTTCGAGTGTATTGTATAAGTAATGCGGACGGATCTGGCTCTTGAGCGCATTGAGCTCACTCTGCTTCTGCTTGATCTGGGCCACATAAGCTTCATCGATATAGATCTGCAGCCGCTCGACCATGCGGTTGAACCCGTGGGCCAGCCTGCCCATCTCATCATTGCTGTTCACTGTGAGCTGAATATCGAGCTTGCCGGACTCCACTACGGTCATCTGCCTGATCAGCTCGCGGATCGGTGCGGCCAGACGCCGGGAGAACCAGGCCCCCATCACAATCATCACTACCGCACAGATCAGGATGGCCAGATATACCGTCGACCGGGCCGACAGGAGCTGCTCGAACAGACTGCCGCGGTGGATTTTCGCTATTATTTTTCCATTCAAAAAAGGAATTTCTTCACTCAGCGTAATTATTTCCCCGTCCTCCGGGGCAAGCTTTATTACCGTTCCCGATGGAATACTCTGATTGCTGAAGTAGACTCTGTCCTCCCCGTCCAGCAAATACAGCTCATCCTTCTCTCCCAGACTAAGCTCCTGTGTAAACTGCTGGAACAACGAGGTATCGACATCGAGAAACAGCGTTCCGACTACCTTCGGTTCCTTGGTCACACGGCCTGAAGTATCGATCAGACTGCGTGCAATGGTGAACACCGTACGGTTGGAATCGAAAAAATAGTCGTCCTCATGCGCGGGAAACACGGCTACCTTGGAGGGATCCTGCGCCATCGCTTCCAGCCATTCGGGTCTGGCGAACCCTTCACTGTCGAGTGAACGGTCCTCTTTTTGCTGGGAATAGACCTTTCCGTCCATCTTCCGGACAAATTGTACGCCAGAAATATAAGGATCACTGAATACGATCGTCTTTAAAAAGCTGTCGATGGGGATCGTGTTGATCTGCTCCAGCTCATTGACGTTGTAGGTCTGGTCCTGCCTGTAGCTGTCAATAAAACCCTCATAGCGTCCTGTATACATCAGCTTGGAAACCTCGTTATACTGGTTAAACGCAGAATTCAGATTGTAGCTCATATACATGACCATTTGCTGCAGATTGCTGGTAGTATAGCGCTCTACGTAACCCGAAAAGGTTTTTACGGAAAAGAAGCTGAGCGCCAGCAGCGGAATCAGCCCCACCAGCAGGAAGGACAACGAAAATTTGACAAAAATACTCCTGGATCTGCGCCCAAAGCTCAGCACGGACGGCGTCCCCCTTTTCTCTGTATGAACGACTGTTACTGTCTGAGCGATTGCTTGTACTCCTGCGGCAGCCTGCCGAATTTCTTCTTGAACATATCGCTGAAATGACGGGCGTTATTGTACCCGACCTGCTCTGCAATTTCATACACCATCAGATCGGTCTGCAGCAGCAGCCGCAGCGCATGGCCCATCCGGACCTCCGTAATATAGTTTTTAAAGTTCTGCCCGGTATGTTTTTTGAAAAAGCTGCTGAAATAGTACGGATTCATATACACGAGTGCGGCTGTAGACTCCAGCGTAATATTGTCCGCATAATGCTGCTCCACATAGGCTTTTACCTGGGAAAGCTGAGGCAGCTCCTTGGCGCCCGCCTGTCCGGCCAGCTGGTCAGCCATCCTGTGCAGTACTTCCATAAAAATCTGCTGAACCACGGTGTAAGCGGGCGCCTCGGCCAGTCTTTCCAGCAGCGGCTGATGGTCCGGGCCATGAAGTCCGGCATCTGCACCATAATCCGCAAGCTCCTGGTCAAGCTGAATAATCACATTATATACATAGGAAACAGCCTGGTTCCTGTTGCCCGCAGACAATCCCCTGATCTTATCCAGCAGTGTTCCTGCACGTTCAGTGAGCTGTTCCCTGTCCAGTGATTTCAGCGCATCGGCCACTCCGGCCTGGGCCGCTGTCAGCTCCGCTAAGGTTACCTGCGGCTCTGCCGGTTCTCCTGTCTCGGCCGTAATTACCCGGTCCAGTCCGGTAAAATAAGCGGATTTGAGCGCTTTCAATGCACTGCGGTACGATTCTGCCGCCTCTTCTATACCGTTCACCGGCCGTCCGATGCCAATCGATACCGCCAGCTTCAGAAACCGGTTAATCTTGCCGTGCAGATCCTCTACTAAACGCTCTGGCTCCTCCTCATGTTCATGCTGAAGCAGAATGCAGAAGCGCTCCCCCTTGCGGAACACATAACCGCTCCCTGCACCTTCCACGGTTTCCCTGATAATATTGGACAAAGCAAATTCCACCAGCTTGCGCTCGCGTTCTTCCCACCTGGACGGCTGTCCGCTGTATTCTACAGTCTCTAAGGCGCATACGGTGGCATAACGGCTGATTGCTGTATTACCCATGCGGGCCAGCGCTGCCGCAGCGCTTCTGCTGCCGTCCGTGATCTGCTCCAGCAGCTGCTCAATGGTGACAGATTCATTTTTGCGCTCATAGGATTTCAGCTTTTCCTTGTTGCGCACTTCCTCCGACTCCTGGCGGATTACGGCAACCGCTTTACCCACCACCTGCTCCAGCTGGCCGGTATTCACCGGCTTCACAAGATAATCAAGCGCCCCGTACTGTACGGCCTGCCGGGCATAGGTAAATTCCTGGTAGGCGCTTATGAATACAACTTTAATGGGCCGTCCCGATTCATGGATATCGCGTATAATATCAATTCCTGTAAATCCCGGCATGCTGATGTCGCTGATGACAAGGTCAGGGGAACAGTCATCAATCAGTGTCTTCAGTTCCGTCCCGTCACAGGCTTCACCAACAATATCTAGGCCCAGGGCATCCCAGGAGATCAGCTTTTTCAGTCCGCGCAGGATCACCGGTTCATCGTCTGCCAGTACTACCCGGATTCTTCTGTTCATTCCAGTCCCCCCGCTTATGTGTCAATATCATCTTAATAATGTAGAGAGATTCCCCCACATCTACTTTATCATGAAAGCATTGGAGAGTGAGTGCAGCTTTTTAATGGGAAAGTGCAGTTTTTTAAGGATGCCGGCATGAGGGCGATGCTGTGTGCGGGAAGCTTCGGGCCCTCTGCTTGTGGTACAATAGCTCTGTTGCTCTATACATAAAAGAAAGGGCGGTTGATCCTGCTGATCTATATCATCAAATTTATCTACAGCTTCGTTCTGCCTCCCGGCCTGTTCGTCGTACTTCTATCCGGAATGACAATCTGGCTGTGGCGCAAAAACCGCCGGCCGGCAGTAGTCCTCCTCGGAATCACTGTGCTGCTCTATCTTTCCATGACCAGCCTCGTTTCCGACGCGCTGGTCGGCAGCCTGGAGCGCAAGTATGAGCAGCCGGCCCGGATCCGGGGTGATGTTATTGTTGTCCTTGGCGGCGGAGCCTCCTCCGGGACACCGGACATTGACGGTGAAGGCAACATGTTCGGCCATGCGGCCAACAGGCTGCTGACTGCCGCCAGGCTCTACCGGGAGACCGGGATTCCGGTACTATTCTCCGGCGGGCAGGTATTTGCCGACAGCGGAAACGAAGCCAACATTGCCAAGCGTCAGCTCATCGGGCTGGGGATTCCTGAAGCCGACATTCTGGTCGAGAACGAGTCGCTGAACACAGAACAAAATGCCGTCAATACAGCAGAAGTCATGCGGGAGAACGGGCTAAGCCGCCCGGTGCTGGTCACCTCCGCATTCCATATGGCCCGCGCTATGGAGGAGTTCGGCGCTGCCGGATTGACTCCGCTGGCCTATCCTACCGATTATATCGCCAGCCGGGGAGCCTCTTTTCATTCCGGCAAATTCTCCCCTTCTCCTGGCGCTGCATCCACTACAGGAACTGCGCTCAAGGAATATCTCGGCCTGCTGGCTGCACGCTTTTAGTTGATGGATGTGTCACCAAAGACCCCAGAATCCGCAGTCGCGGGTTTTGGGGTCTTTGGGTTACGGAGGAGTGTACTTTTACGGGGACTGTATGGGTTACGGGGAAATGCATGTGTTATGCCGGACGTATAGTTATGCCGGACTGTATGGTTATGGCGGACTGTATGGTTATGGCGGACTATATGGGTTACGGGGAATTTATAGGTTACGGGGACTGTATGGGGTACGGGGACTTCTGAGCAAATATGTATTTTATGAGCTTGTTCCGGCTAATTATTTGATTAAATCGCTGAATTTGGCGTTCACCATACCTGCCAATTCTCCGGGCGTCAGCTCCATTTGCATCCCGATTTTTCCGGCACTGACAGCGATGGTTCCCAGTTCTTCCGCACTGCTGTGGATAAACGTAGGGTACAGCTTTTTCATCCCTACCGGAGAACAGCCTCCCCGGATATAACCTGTCCATTTCAGCAGATCCTTCACCGGCAGCATTTCAATCTTCTTCTCCCCGGCCGCTTTCGCCGCTTTCTTAAGGTCCAGCTCTTCAGCCACCGGAATGACGAACACATACAGATTGCTGCCGCTGTGGGCTACCAGAGTTTTAAACACACTCTCCGGCGGCCGGCCGATCTTCTCCGCAACCGCTGTGCCGTGAATGGCGCCGTCTTCATTGTCGTAGAAATGTATCTCATAGGTAATTCCCTTCGCCTCCAGCATTCTGAGGGCATTGGTTTTCGCCGCTTGCATCGTTCATCAACCTTTCGAGATCGTTTGTGTCTTTGGCTTCTTTTACATCTATTGCAGCCTGTTGATTAGCTGGGATATGGAAAATGGTATCGGAGAGCATATATAGATCAGCCTAAGTGGAATTTCTCCATTTCATTCTCCGATAAACTCCGGTATTACAAAACTAGTGGGAAAAACTCCCCTTAAATGTACTGGATTCTTCTCCAAAGACCTTTATCCGTCCGATTAATGGGAGAATTTCCTACTAAAGCTTAGAAATGACCGAAAAGCAGAGGATTAGGTGGAGAAAATCCAACTAAGTCCTTAGTCTCCTCACCAAAACAGCACTACCACAACCTGAACACTTTTTTGGTATTATACCATGATACGACTTATTGGCTGTGAAACAGGTTATATTGAGTGGTTCCTGGCTTCTATATAGTCCCGATATTTATCATGCAGCTGAATATTTTCAGTTATGGATTCCCCGGTGTTTTTATCAATGATATCTGCTTCAAAGTTCAGGCTTCTATACCCATCAAACATCTCCATAATGGAATATATAACCTCTTCTATCCATTCGTTTTTGTCCAAACTATCTGCGCTTAAACCGGCATAAGTCTGCTTGATAACCTCCAGTTCCATAAACAAACTGTTCAGCTTATCGGGCAAAAGCAAATCTTCTCGAGGCGAGCTTAATTTACGTCTACCCCATTTAACAGAGAACTGATGCAAAGCAAAGGGCAACCCGCTGAATTTTAACATCCCTTGGTTAATCAACATCCAGATTCTATAGGAAATAAATGTATCCCTTACGAATTGACGGGACGTCTCAAACACCTTGACAACGACACTCCCGGCCTTTATATATCCATTCTCATCCTGCTCGTGCTCCAGTTCAATAACGGATCTTATGATCAACTCGTCCAAGGCATCTTCCTTCCGGCCTTTAACAGTGCCTTCTTCCCACAGACGAAGCAGATGATTCTCTTCCGAGAGCATGAGCCATTGTGACTCATACATTCTTCTACGCTCAGGATCAAGAGGAATGCCTGAATAGTATTTTTGAACAATATCCTGAAAATGCTCCCGGTTGATTAATGCTCTAAAATAAGGTGCAGGTTCATCGTTCTTTTGAAACCCGGCAGCATGAAAGAGTTCCGTCACATTGACAATATGAACCGGCTGTTCCCGCTCTCTCAACAAGTGCAGTACAAAACGCAGACCCGTCTGGTCATGTGCATTATCCGCACACCAAATAACGACTGTTTGCTTTGCGGGAATGCTCCTAACTGCCTTGATCATATGATCCAGCTGATGCTCCCGGTTCAAATGCTGACCATATCTGGCATGCTCATCAAATTCCATCAGCCACAAGAGCCTATTCTGCTGTCCGGCTGCCGTTTCCAGGTTACAGATTGGCCCTACCGAAAAGCACTCATCGAATGCTAACACTTGGCAGAGCTCCTGTTTGCCGGTCTTCCTGAGCGTAACTTTTAGTGAACCTGCATCTGAGAGACTGAACACAATATGGACATATCGTCTCAGTCCCTGCGGCAGGCTGTTGTACAACTTCTCCATGTGTGCCTCCTAACGCAAACTATTCCTCTTATATTACCACATATTGTAACTGGACCAACGTTAGCCCCGCTATATACTTTGATAACAAAAAAAGCCGCGCTATAATGGCGGCTTTTAACGAGACTGCTGTAAATTTTTGAGAACCTGTTCCAGTCGGTCTCCATGTGATATTTCGGCTTTCACAGGGGTTCTAAATTTGGAGTCCGCATAACTGCAGTACAATACCAGAAAGTTATCAGCGGAATAGCTAATCGGCGCAAGGGAGCTTACAAGCTGATTGCTTTTTTCAAACTCCATCTTAGCCTCCTCTCGTTCATCCATTGTTCCGTATTCGTACACTCTGATGACTTCATCATTACTCAGCTTGCAGCTGACAGACTCCACACCGTTAAGTGCATGTCCGGAGAAAAGGTGGTGATTACCATCTGCTGCTAAAGAGATTTTACGGCATCGTTAGCAGACGTATATTTTTGTTCAGACACACAGGCACTTAGCAGAAACAGCAGCATACATGTCAGTACAACGAAAACGCCTCTTTTCATAGTAAATTCCCCTTATACTCTCCGCTTGTATCCTGCAAGATACTGGA
Coding sequences:
- a CDS encoding YdcF family protein; protein product: MIYIIKFIYSFVLPPGLFVVLLSGMTIWLWRKNRRPAVVLLGITVLLYLSMTSLVSDALVGSLERKYEQPARIRGDVIVVLGGGASSGTPDIDGEGNMFGHAANRLLTAARLYRETGIPVLFSGGQVFADSGNEANIAKRQLIGLGIPEADILVENESLNTEQNAVNTAEVMRENGLSRPVLVTSAFHMARAMEEFGAAGLTPLAYPTDYIASRGASFHSGKFSPSPGAASTTGTALKEYLGLLAARF
- a CDS encoding DUF1835 domain-containing protein, with translation MEKLYNSLPQGLRRYVHIVFSLSDAGSLKVTLRKTGKQELCQVLAFDECFSVGPICNLETAAGQQNRLLWLMEFDEHARYGQHLNREHQLDHMIKAVRSIPAKQTVVIWCADNAHDQTGLRFVLHLLREREQPVHIVNVTELFHAAGFQKNDEPAPYFRALINREHFQDIVQKYYSGIPLDPERRRMYESQWLMLSEENHLLRLWEEGTVKGRKEDALDELIIRSVIELEHEQDENGYIKAGSVVVKVFETSRQFVRDTFISYRIWMLINQGMLKFSGLPFALHQFSVKWGRRKLSSPREDLLLPDKLNSLFMELEVIKQTYAGLSADSLDKNEWIEEVIYSIMEMFDGYRSLNFEADIIDKNTGESITENIQLHDKYRDYIEARNHSI
- the ybaK gene encoding Cys-tRNA(Pro) deacylase; its protein translation is MQAAKTNALRMLEAKGITYEIHFYDNEDGAIHGTAVAEKIGRPPESVFKTLVAHSGSNLYVFVIPVAEELDLKKAAKAAGEKKIEMLPVKDLLKWTGYIRGGCSPVGMKKLYPTFIHSSAEELGTIAVSAGKIGMQMELTPGELAGMVNAKFSDLIK
- a CDS encoding response regulator, producing MNRRIRVVLADDEPVILRGLKKLISWDALGLDIVGEACDGTELKTLIDDCSPDLVISDISMPGFTGIDIIRDIHESGRPIKVVFISAYQEFTYARQAVQYGALDYLVKPVNTGQLEQVVGKAVAVIRQESEEVRNKEKLKSYERKNESVTIEQLLEQITDGSRSAAAALARMGNTAISRYATVCALETVEYSGQPSRWEERERKLVEFALSNIIRETVEGAGSGYVFRKGERFCILLQHEHEEEPERLVEDLHGKINRFLKLAVSIGIGRPVNGIEEAAESYRSALKALKSAYFTGLDRVITAETGEPAEPQVTLAELTAAQAGVADALKSLDREQLTERAGTLLDKIRGLSAGNRNQAVSYVYNVIIQLDQELADYGADAGLHGPDHQPLLERLAEAPAYTVVQQIFMEVLHRMADQLAGQAGAKELPQLSQVKAYVEQHYADNITLESTAALVYMNPYYFSSFFKKHTGQNFKNYITEVRMGHALRLLLQTDLMVYEIAEQVGYNNARHFSDMFKKKFGRLPQEYKQSLRQ
- a CDS encoding sensor histidine kinase: MLSFGRRSRSIFVKFSLSFLLVGLIPLLALSFFSVKTFSGYVERYTTSNLQQMVMYMSYNLNSAFNQYNEVSKLMYTGRYEGFIDSYRQDQTYNVNELEQINTIPIDSFLKTIVFSDPYISGVQFVRKMDGKVYSQQKEDRSLDSEGFARPEWLEAMAQDPSKVAVFPAHEDDYFFDSNRTVFTIARSLIDTSGRVTKEPKVVGTLFLDVDTSLFQQFTQELSLGEKDELYLLDGEDRVYFSNQSIPSGTVIKLAPEDGEIITLSEEIPFLNGKIIAKIHRGSLFEQLLSARSTVYLAILICAVVMIVMGAWFSRRLAAPIRELIRQMTVVESGKLDIQLTVNSNDEMGRLAHGFNRMVERLQIYIDEAYVAQIKQKQSELNALKSQIRPHYLYNTLEVIRMNAVDKEAGEVADMILALSNQLKYVIDYGEDRVSLGSELEHLQDYFYIISVRYENRFELHPDIAPDVRMEWPVLKLSLQPIVENAVQHGLRRKGRGTVGITIERRADKLAITIYDDGIGMNKEELARITGTLEDMRAPSKNVGLKNVHERIRTSFGEEYGLSVSSREYIGTSITLLFPVIE